CAACTCTATTTAAGCAATCATCATAAAAAGCATGTACTTCCAAACAATTATCATGAATAACATGTAGTTGATTAAAATAATTTTTAGCGCGTGGAAATGTTCTCCATTTAGTAATAGCGCCAGATATATTAGTGAATGTATTATTATCATGATGTACAACCAATGCATTCTCACATTCAATTATGGTACCAAAGTGGGAAACACCACCACCAACAACTTTACCTTTCCACTCTTGCAAGTGGACTTGTTTAACATTTGAGAAATAAGACTCATCTTCATTATTATTATCAAATGAAACAATTTCTAAACCTCCGTTAGAAGTTGCACGATATATTTTGTCCTGAAGCCCCCATGACAATCCATTAGTACTACTTTGACCAAATATCTCTTCCTCTGTAAACTTTTTATAGTACTCTCTAAAGTACTTTTTAGCATTATTAAAATTATTCCTTTCACTCCATCTATAAAGTTCAAGTTCAGCACTTTCTACTGTTGAACTGTTATATAAACTTATAAAAGAATAGTTTGAAAAAGTAGAATGCTTGTTTGATACTTGTATTATGTTATTTTCAACTATTGAACTATTAGGAACTATATTATCAATATTATTATTATATTCATATAACCCTGTTTGACCACCTGATAAGGATATTTGCCCAAAACCACTTGCATTAATTGAAAAAAGTTTATTATCCCATAACTTTTGAGGACGAGAAGACACTAGATACTTTTCATTTAAACTTCTATGCGCAGTTGAACTAAACAAGCCTTCTTCTGTTGCTGCATAAATCTTTTTATTAAATATATCCATATCTATAGTTAAATATTTAAATGGGCTTTTTTGCTTAGAATACAAGTATTCGTTAAGTTCGTTTATACTAATGGTTAATTCTTTATTTGCATAATTATCCATCAAATTAGAAATAATGTTGTGTACACTATTAATCTTCATAATTTTTAAAATAAATTCATTATGAAATGCATGACTTTGCCTAAATATATCGCTTATAAACTCTTCCGAATATATATCAAATTTAGATAAAACTAAATCATCCCAGTTTACTATTAATAAATCATTATCAAATGTCCACAGATATAATCTTCCCATATAAATGTACGAATCCCAATAGTCACCTTCAATTCTAATTTTCAAAGATTGCATGATTTACCTTGTATTATTTTGTTAAGCTTTGCTTTAGTAAGATAGTTTTCTTCCTTTAGTTTTTTTAAAAATGATGTTTCTGGTACATCTTGGGGATTATATTGATAATCCGCTGGATACCCATGCCATTCTCTATTGTTTGAATGTTTTGTAAATTTTGCAAATTTAATGTTTGTAGAGTTATTATTTTCACCTAATTTAGATAAAGAACCATAACTAGTATGTATACCCCAGCATAATTCTAAACTATCATACTGATTTACTCTTTTCCCTGTATAAGCTAACGCATTTTTAAAACAATTATACTCATCTGAAATCGCAATAGTCCATCGTGATATATTACCAATAAGACCATTTCTATGTTTAGAAATTGTTTTAAATAACTGACCACATTCTGTAGTGACAGTTTGATCTACTATAGTTGGTGCTGGCATACTCTTCCCTAACAAGTAAATTATTTTTCAACATTTAAATTATAATAATTTTAACATTATTTAGAAAAAAAAGGTGGTGTTATGTAACTAAATTGGATTACAGAATATAATTGGAATGTTCCCTATAAACCAGATACTCTATAATTCAACAATCTCTTACTTTTGGAGCAAAAACTAATGTTATATAGCTTGCTCCATTAATAGTTGAATATTTGAACAGTTATTTTTTACTCTCCAAAATGAACAGGTTCTTGAACTAACCTCTAATCATCCACTGTAACATCTCAATCAATTCTTTTCGCTTAAGCAACATTTTGTATGTTATGTAGTTTTTTAGGCAATTAACAAATATTTATGGTGTGTTTTTATATATGGGACTTAACACGCACAATATGTTTAAGAAAATTGCATATTCTTTACTAATTCTCTTATTATTATCATATATTGACTGTTTTTAATAATTAACACACATTTAATATGTAAGTTATTTTTGTTGTTTTAAGTTAGTGTGTATATAATATATTTGATTAAATAGTTATAGCAAAGGAGTAATATGCAAGGCTTTAAAGATTTTTTAGAAGAAACAGATGTAGATTATTTAATTGTTGATATTCCAGAAAGTTTATTGGATGACTCATTACTTCTATTAGAAGGTCGTTGGATAAATTCAGGTAAAAAAGGTTATCAAATGAGAATTGACAAACCTACTGATCATACACAAAAACTACATGTTCACATTGCAAAAGACAAACATATAAATACAAAAACCCAACAAGTTGCATGGAATGACGATGGAACTAAACATGATAAAAAAACTTTTAATACAAAACTGGGTTCTAGCCCTAAAGTACAACAAATTGCAAAACAAGCTTTAAATCTTGATGATAATATTATTTTAGAAATGTATACTCCAACTAAACTTGGATTTATTTTAGAAAGTATTGAAACCAACCAACAAATTGGTAGAGAACCTGATTGTAGATTTGTTGTGAAGCTATAACAAATCATTGTAGAGAAATATTTGACCCTACGGCTCGAATATTTCTCAACTCAAACGTTAAAATACAATTTAGCAAGGAATACATAAACTATAATGAAACAGTATGATGAGAAAGATATAGAAAAAATTTTACAAAATCATTCAATAGAACTGTTCGATGCTTTACAGTATTATGATAAAGATATGTATACTCCTATCATAGAAAGAAATTGTGAAAAAGATAAATATGACTATTTTGATTTAGCTCACCAAGCATTAGAAAATGATGCTAATAGTTGGAATTTAAGCAATCTTTTAATAGATTTTATTCCATACACAAAAGTGAACCTTGATACAATATTACAATTTTATAAATTACTTCATTTCAAGGAAAATGGAACATCTATACATTTTCAAATAACAAAATCATTAGTGTCAAATAATCAGACTTTAGCTAAAAAACTGCTTGAAAAATTAGTTATTATTGAAAATGCTTTTATTATTCCGCATATTGCAGCTATATTAATTGAACTACATAATTCAAATGATGAATCTCAATATAAGACAATTATAGATTATTTGAAATCTAACAATATCATTCAACAACAATGTGCCATTTCTTATATTCACTTATTCGACTTTTCTGATGATGAGTTAAAAGAAATTTTTGAACTTTTCAAAGAAAAAGCAAAACTATCAAATGCTGAAATAGATAGAGCATTATTATATAGTTCTTATGATTTAATTGAAAAAGGTTGTGAATATTTTTCAGAAATATTACTTTTATATATTGATAATAACGATATAGAGATTAAATTTAATTTGTCTCAAATTTTAATGTATGCCAGCAAAAAGCACATTACTAAAGAATGGTTTAGAGAACTATTTAACTCAATCATTGATGTGGATATAGACAAACAACATGTTATTTTTAATATTGAATCTGTATTGAAAGAATTTTTAAAACTTGATGATTATGATTTTATAAGAGACTTTTTGTACAAATGGGTAGAAAAAGGAAACCTATCTTCAATTTCTTCAAAAAATACATTAAGTACTTTTAAACATGAATTTAATGAACATAAATTATTTAGTAAGTTTGTTACAGAATCTTTAGTGTATGAAAGTGCTAAACTGCATAAAGTTTTAGTAGATTTAATACAAAAAGATATAAAACTCAATGCTGATATAATGCAAACATGGAATAAAGACGATTATTTATATGTTTGTCGAAAAACACTTGGTTATTTTTATGAATTTAAAACTATGAATACTCTAATATTTTCAATGTTATCGGTAGAGAATCTTTCAGATGATATAAAAAATATAATTTTTGAGGTTTTGGTAAATCATATTGGAAAAGACTATTCTTATGATACATTGGAGTATTTCAAAACACTAGAAGATTCAAAACTCAATAAAAATGAAATGCAAGCCAAAGACATTGTCATTGAAGAGTTAGAGAAAAGAAATAAACAAATTAAAAATTTGCCAATATTAAAAGAATTAACACCACCATCTCAACAAAATAGAATAATTTCAAGAACTAATAGTATAGCCATGCAAAAAGCAATGGACAAATCAGGAGAAGATTCTTTTTTATCCTCATTGTTTTCTAAAATTCTTATTCGGTATGGGAAAGGTTCTTTCTCTGAAATTGACGGAAAATTTAGTGATGTAATGTACCTTCAAAGTTTTAGTCATTCAGTAACAATGCCAAACGCGACTAGAACCCACCCTGTTGACCATGAACTAGAACGATTCAGTTTTAGAATGGTTAAAAAAGGTCAATAGATGAAATTAATTATAAAAGAGTATTTGAGCTTATTGAAAGAATCAAAAGAACTTGATAGTTTAATACCTGAATTATTATTAGCTATGGGACATGAAGTTATTAGTAAACCAAAAATTGGTGTTAACCAATTTGGGGTAGATGTTGTATCAGTTAGTAATGATGAAGTATATATATTTACTATTAAACAAGGGAATATTGCTAGAGGTGACTGGAACACAGGAGATCAAGCTGTTAAACCATCTTTAGATAGTATATTAAATGTTTACATTCATACACATTTAGAAGAAAAATACAAAAATCTACCTATTAAAATCATTCTAGCTACTAGTGGTGATATGGAACAAACTATTCAATTGGAATGGGGTCAATATACAACCAATAATTCAAAAGATAAGCTTAAATTTGAATTTTGGGGAGGAGATAAACTTGCTCTTCTTATAGAGGAGTATATTTTTAATGAATTTATCATTCCAAAAGAACAAAGAAGTCTATTTAGAAAAGCATTAGCATTAATCGGAGATACTGACTATGATTTAAGAGATTATTATCAATTTTTAAATGAAATATTATTTAAAAATGAGTTAGAAAAAAAGTCTGATAAAAAGATATTAAAAGCATTGAGATTAATATATTTATCTTTAAATATTGTTGTCTATTGGTCTCAAAGTGAAAATAATTTAAAGCACGGGTTATTAGCTACAGAGAGGACGCTTCTAAATATATATGAATTCCTAAATAGCAATAATTTTATGACAAAAAGAAATTTAAAGAAAATATTACATAAGGTTTATGAAAAAAATTTTCAAACAATAGAAAATTATTGTAAAAAAATCTATCCATTAATTGAAGTTGAAAATGGATTATCGTTTAGAGGGCATGATTTTTTACAAGAGAGTTTAATCCTATTTGAACAATTAGGCATTTTTGCATTGTATGGGAACTTATATTATTTATCAGCATATACAGATGAAGATAATTTTGATTATACAAAATATGAAGAAATAAATAAACATTTAAAACTAATGATCAAAAATCATAAAGGTTTATATAATCCAGTTTATGATGAACATATTATTGATATATCTTTAGCTTTGCATTTTTTAGAATTCTGGAATGAAATTGAATTTATTAATGAGTGGGTTTATAACATAATATCTCATATAGAATTTGCATACTATCAAGGCAACTATTTCCCTATTGATACAAATAGTTTTGATGACTTAGTTGAGTGTAACTTAGGAGATAAAAAAGACTTAAAAGATTATATAAAGACATCTACACTTATTCCAACACTTGCTTTTTGGTGTGTTAAATTGGGATTGATTGAAAACTATAAATATTTGTATAAAGTTTCTCAAGATATTTATAAAGAAACAACCTTACAAATCTGGTTTGCAGATAGTGAACTTGAAAATTATGTTTATAAGACTAGTGCATCAATTGAAAGTGGTCATGTATTTGCTCCAATGAAAATATATGAAAATATTTCTGAAATGGGCAGTATCATAAACAAATTAAAAGATAGTGAGCATTTAATAAATTTAGAAAATAAAGAAATGCCAATTTTATACTTTATTTCAAGTAGATATTTTAGGATGCCAATATTGTCACATGTTTTAATTGATGGCAAAGATATATTATGAAATTTTTAACAAATCTTAGCACCGAACAGCAAGCTATTGGTGAGATCCTACGTTAAGTTTCTAAATCTCTTATTCTTTGAACATATAATAGTGCTACAATTTTT
This genomic interval from Sulfurimonas sp. contains the following:
- a CDS encoding DUF6367 family protein; the protein is MQGFKDFLEETDVDYLIVDIPESLLDDSLLLLEGRWINSGKKGYQMRIDKPTDHTQKLHVHIAKDKHINTKTQQVAWNDDGTKHDKKTFNTKLGSSPKVQQIAKQALNLDDNIILEMYTPTKLGFILESIETNQQIGREPDCRFVVKL